The region GCCGCGCGAGGTGCCGCTGCTGGGCGTAGCCCAGGATGGTGCGGAAGTCGTTCACGGTCACGGTCTCGCCGTTGTCGGTGATGCCGTTCATCGAGGAGATGCCGGTGTGCCGGTACGCCTGGTCGTCCGTGTACCCGTAGGCGCTCTTGACCGCGTTCTTGAGCCCCTCGGCGGCGCGGAGGGTGAGCTGGCCCATGTTCTGGCCGGCTCCCCCGAAGTTGAACGGCATGATGGTCCAGCTGTCCACGGTCAGACCGGCGGCGGCGGCCTTGCTGATCAGGCTGTTGTCGGGGCCGTTCTGGCCGGTGCCGAAGGTGACGTACACCTTGATGCCGGGGTTGTTGGCCTTGACCGTCTTCAGCGCGTCGACCGTGCGCTGCTGGACGGTCGGGCTGTCGTACGCGGCGGCCTCGATGTCGATGTCGATCGCCTTGAGACCGTAGGCGTTGATGACCTTCTGATACGCGGCGGCCAGCTCGCCCGCGCTGCCGCAGGAGCTCTCCAGCTTGTTGCCGCTCCAGCCGCCGAAGGACGGGATGACATCGCCACCGGCGGACCGCACGGTGTTGATGGTCTGCTGGTCGACGCCTCCGGTGAGCGGACGGCCACCGTCCCACTGCGGGTTGCAATAGCCGTTGCTGAGCACGAAGGCGAGCGTGAACCACTTGACGCCGGTCGCGTTCATCACGGTGGTGGGGCTCGGCGGGCTGCCCCAGCCATTGTAGAGGTACGGGGCCACGGCCATGGCTCCCGGCCCGGTCGGCGGAGTGCTGCCACCGTCCGGCGCAGTCCACTTCTGGTTGGCGGCGCCGGTGCAGGTCCATATCTGCAGCCGGGTACCGTTGGCCGAACTGCCACCGGCGGCATCCAGGCACTTGTTGGCCTGCGGATTGACGATGTCGCGGGCCGCCGGGAGGGACCACTGCTGGGCCGCGCTG is a window of Streptomyces violaceusniger Tu 4113 DNA encoding:
- a CDS encoding chitinase, which gives rise to MNMRLLRRPAVRGILGAAAAAALLTGLTGIPASGAVAATGQITGVGGKCVDVAGANSANGTPIQLYDCNGSAAQQWTVGGDGTIRALGKCLDVVSGGTVDGSPVQLYDCNGSAAQQWSLPAARDIVNPQANKCLDAAGGSSANGTRLQIWTCTGAANQKWTAPDGGSTPPTGPGAMAVAPYLYNGWGSPPSPTTVMNATGVKWFTLAFVLSNGYCNPQWDGGRPLTGGVDQQTINTVRSAGGDVIPSFGGWSGNKLESSCGSAGELAAAYQKVINAYGLKAIDIDIEAAAYDSPTVQQRTVDALKTVKANNPGIKVYVTFGTGQNGPDNSLISKAAAAGLTVDSWTIMPFNFGGAGQNMGQLTLRAAEGLKNAVKSAYGYTDDQAYRHTGISSMNGITDNGETVTVNDFRTILGYAQQRHLARLTFWSVNRDRPCTGGGADTCSGVSQQPWDFTRVFAQYAG